Below is a genomic region from Thermococcus alcaliphilus.
GCGAGCTCCATGAAGTAATAAAGAGAGGAAAAGAGCTCCTAATAAAACCCCCAGTAGTGGTTTGGGACAGCTATGTGGATTCTTTGGAAGATTTTGAAGCGGGTGAAATTGGAGATAGGATTTACAGAGCTCCCATGTTCTTAAAAGCCCACAAGGGATTTCTAATACTCCGAGAGCCTCCCGAGGAACTTGTTGAAAAACTCATAAGGATTAAGGAAAAAGGGAGTGCAAAGATTAAGGGCTTCAAGGTTCCCGTGGAGTTCACGCTGATAGTGGAAAGCAAAAATGAAAAGTATGACCTGCCTGTGAAGATAAGGCTACCATATTTAAGCCAAGAAGAATTCAAGGAACTCCTAGAGGGAAAGACTGGAGTAAAAGTGTCGGATGAAGTGGTAGAGAAAATACCCAAAGAGAAAAGAACTTTCAGAACCGCTTCAACTCTCTCAAAGCTCTTCAAGAGGCTTAAGGAGAAAAAGCTCAACGCAAGGCCAGAAGAACTTTTAAATGAAGCGCTTGTACTGTTTCTTGGTGAGGAGAATGAAGGTCATTGATGGGAGCTATGGAGAGGGTGGAGGACAAATATTGAGGACTGCACTTGCCCTTTCAGTCATCACGGGAGAGGCTGTTAAGATAATAAACATCCGTGCTAAGAGACCAAAACCCGGACTAAGGCCCCAGCACCTATACGGCGTTTTAGCTCTCAAGGAACTTTCAAATGGAGAAGTAAGGGGAGCGAGAGAAGGTTCAACCGAGCTGGAGTTTTATCCCCAAGGCATAAAAACAAAACACATTAGGGTACCAATAAAAACTGCCGGCAGCATAACACTTGTTCTTCAAGCCCTTCTGCCAGCGATGGTCTTTGCAGATAGCGAGGTAACTTTTGAGATAACCGGAGGAACTGACGTCCCCTGGAGCCCGCCGGTTGATTACCTCAAGCACGTAACCCTCTACGCCCTCGAAAAGCTCGGCGTTAGGGTGGAGCTAGAAATAAAAAGGAGAGGCCACTATCCGAGAGGTGGAGGTTTGGTTGTTGGTAAAGCGTATCCATGGGAAGAAAAGAAGCCGCTGGTTGCTACAAAGTTCAAAGAAATTCACAGCTTTGAAGGGATAAGCCACGCTGTAAGGTTGCCTTCCCACGTCGCTATAAGACAGGCAAAAGCTGCAAGAGAAGTCCTTGGGAGGGCTTACCCTTCTGTGCCGGTGAAGATTAAGGAGGAGTACTATGAAGCTGGGAAAGACCCCCACCTGGGGCCAGGGAGCGGAATCGTCGTATGGGTGAATACAGATGTTCTCCGCTTGGGAGGGGATGCCCTTGGGGAGAGAGGCAAACCAGCAGAGGTCGTGGGAAGAGAAGCCGCAACTGAACTTTTAGAGCAATTAAAGACAGGACATGCAGTAGATAAGTTCCTTGGTGACCAGCTCATACCATTTTTAGCCTTTGCAGGAGGAGAGATATGGGTGAGTGAAATCACGAAGCACCTCCTCACAAATATCTGGGTCGTGGAGCAGTTTTTCGGAAAGGTCTTTGAGGTAGAGGGAAAACTCGGAAAGCCCGGGAAAGTGAAAGTTGTG
It encodes:
- the rtcA gene encoding RNA 3'-terminal phosphate cyclase → MKVIDGSYGEGGGQILRTALALSVITGEAVKIINIRAKRPKPGLRPQHLYGVLALKELSNGEVRGAREGSTELEFYPQGIKTKHIRVPIKTAGSITLVLQALLPAMVFADSEVTFEITGGTDVPWSPPVDYLKHVTLYALEKLGVRVELEIKRRGHYPRGGGLVVGKAYPWEEKKPLVATKFKEIHSFEGISHAVRLPSHVAIRQAKAAREVLGRAYPSVPVKIKEEYYEAGKDPHLGPGSGIVVWVNTDVLRLGGDALGERGKPAEVVGREAATELLEQLKTGHAVDKFLGDQLIPFLAFAGGEIWVSEITKHLLTNIWVVEQFFGKVFEVEGKLGKPGKVKVVRKVGV